The Streptomyces sp. NBC_00102 genome segment GGAGGCATCATGCTCACCGCGTGCGGGACGGAGAACGAGGGAGCCGGCGTCTGGTGGTCGCCGACGGGCGAGCACTCCGCCGGAGCCCCCGCCCTCGCCCACGACGCGGACGGACGCGTCGTGCTCGCCCTGATCGACCGCGACGGCGCCCTCCGGATCGCGCGGCAACGCCCCGAACCGGGCCTGGCGATGGAGCCCGCCACTCCCGTACGGCACACCGGCTGAGACCCCTGCGGGGGCGGGGAGACTCCGGGAGACCGGTCCACCCCGCCCCTCGTCCGGGACACACGGAAAGAACGGCACGTCAGGACACGAGCTTCAGGCCGATCGACAGGTAATTGCTGTCGGTGTAGTACGGATGGAAGGCGACCGCGCGGCCCCCGGACGTGGTGACGGTCCGCTTCGGGTAGACGTTGACCGGCTTGCGCTTGAGGATCTCGTCACCGAACCGCCCCAGCCGCAGCCGGTAGGACTCGCCCGAGACCGTCAGGTTCCCCGGAATGCTCAGCGACAGGTCCCAGATGGTGTCGAGGTCGATCATCCGGTCGCCGTACTGCTGGAGGTCGACGGTGAAGCTCGCCGACCCGTCCGAGAACGCGCAGGGGATCAGGACCTGCGCATCCGCGTTCTTGCGGCTCTGCGCGATCACCTGGGCCCCTCCGCCCGCGAGATCCACCTGCGGTCCACCCGGAAGCGCGGCCACGCCCAGCGCGTAGAGCCGCACCGTGAGGTGGGGCCCCGCCGTCTCGACGGACAGCACCTCCGCGTGGGCGGCGAACTCGCGCGAGACGATCTGGAGGCAGCTGTCATCCGAGCGCGTCACCGTACGGAACCGCACCGGGCCCGTGTGGGCCGGCGACGAGATCAGCGAGTTCGTGGACTGCTGGAGCTCACGGACCTTCACCCGGCGCATCACGCCGTCGTCCTCCCGGCGCAGCAGCACGTTCCAGGTGCCGGGCGCCAGCCGGAGCCGGGCCGGGACGACGGCGTAGAGACGCCCGTCCACCCCGCGCTCCGCCTGCGCCGCCAGCAGCGCCTGACGGCCGTCGGCCTCGTTGACGCAGAGCACGGTGAAGTGGCCGCCGGGGGCGCTCGCCGGGTCGACGGCGAACTCCAGGTCGCCCGCCGGAGTGGACCGGCAGAGCGCCTCCGGCCGGAAGTCCCGGGCCGTCAGCAGACCGGCCAGGAGGTTCTCGTAGGTCTTCGCCTGTTCCTCGGGGCTGTAGCGGGCGGACGCCTCCAGCGCGTTCACGCCGAGCCGCGCGCGCAGTTCGGCGTCGCTCATCAGCAGGTCCAGGTTCTTGGCGAACGCGTCCGCGTCACCGACCGGGGACAGCTTTCCGTCCACACCGTCCGTGATGATCTCGGAGGGACCGTGCGGACCCGCCGTGCTGAGCACCGGCACCCCGCAGGTCATCGCCTCGACGATGGTGAGCCCGAAGGTCTCGTCGGTCGAGGCCGAGGTGTGCAGCGCCGCCTTGGCGAGTTCCTCCCGCAGATGCTTGGTGTGCCCCATGAGGAGGATGCGGTCGTTCGCGCCGAGGTCGTCGATCTGCTTGCGCAGCGCCGGCTTCTCCGCGCCGCTGCCGAAGATGCGCAGGGTCCAGTCGGGGTGGATCCGGCCGAGCTGGGCAAAGGCGGTGATCAGCAGGTCGAAGCGCTTCCAGTCCACCATCCGGCCGGAGGAGGTCACGATGCGCGAACTGCGCACGTCGGACCGGAGGGCGGTACCGGTGGTGGCGTTGGGGATGGCATGGAAGACGGTGCCCACCGCTCCGTACGCGTCCTGGTGCGTCTGGGCGTCCCGGGAGGTCACCGTGACGAACGCGTCCAGCTTCGGGATGGCCGCGTCCAGCACCTTCCGCGAGCCGGCGGACTGGTGGTGGTAGTGCGTGTGCGCCTGGCCCAGCGTGATGTACGCCCCCGTCCCGTAGACCGCGAGCAGCGTCACGGTGTTCGGGGCGGTCGCGATGACGACGTCCGCGTCGCAGCCGGCGAGATAGGCGGCGACACGCTCGTCCACCAGGCGGCTGTAGCGGTTGCGGTCGTCCGGCTTGTACCCCGCGCAGTGGGGGGACGGGATCAGGTGCAGCGGTTCGTCGAGGTCGGCCGAGCCGTTGCGGGTGTCCATCAGGCTACGCAGGGACACCCCCGGCGCGTAGCGCAGGGGAGGCACGTCGTGGTACTGGAACAGGCTCACCAGCTCGACGTCGTGCTGCCGGGCGGCGAGGGAGTTGGCGAGCGTCTGGGTGGCGACGGACGTGCCGGCCTGCCCGTAGGCGCTGAACATCAGGAACGCGATCTTCACGAAGTCCTCCTGGGGCGCGGCCCGTCCGGCCGCGGCTCCCGATTTGCGCCCCGGTGCCCCACCGGGACTGCTGTGGGCTGGTTCTGGCTCGGTGCGCCGCGCTCAGCGCGCGGTCCGGTCGTTCGCGGACGCGTCGAGGATCCGCGACAGCGCCGCGTCGAACGCCGAACCCCGCGGGGCCGGGGAGCCCGTCCGTACGTCGATCACCCGCCCGGACATGCAGGACAGCAGCACGTCCAGCGCGCTGCGCGCCGCCTCCCGGGAGGACGGCGCGGAGTCGTCGGGCCGTCCGGTGCCGGCCGGGAGGCCGCCCGAACCTCTCTCGGGATTCATGCAGTTGACCCGCACTCCGTCCTCGGACCACTCCTCGGACAGCGCCTGGGTGAGGTTGACCATGGCGGCGTTGGCGGAGGAGTGCACGCTGTATCCGGCCCGCCCGTGGGTGTAGCTGCTTCCGGTGAAGAGGAGCAACTGCCCCTTCGTGCGGGCCAGGTAGGGGTACGCGGCGCGGGCGGTGACCACCGGCGCGAGGTAGTGCGTACGCAGCGCCTCCTGGATGGCCGCGGGGCCCGTCTCCGCGAGGCGGCCGACCGGGAGGCGGCTCGCGGCGTTCACCACGAAGTCGATCCGGCCGGACTCGGCGTGCGCGGTGGCGAGTTCCCTCTCGGCGTCCTCCGCGCCGAAGGGGTGGCCACAGGCGTGCACATGGGCTCCGTACCCCTCGGCCAGACGTGCCACGTCGGCACCGAGCCCCTCCGCGCCGCCGAAGACGACGAGGGTCCGCCCGGTCAGGGCCTTCCGGCGGGAGGCGTCCGTACCGCCCTCCGGGGCCGTGGTGGAAGCCAGCTGGAAGAGCTTGTCGGCGACGAACACGTCGACGGGCTGGGTGACCTTCATGTTGTGCTCGTCGCCCATGATCACGTGCACGGGCACGTCGGGCAGGTACCGGACGACGACCGAGCAGTCGTCCGTGGCCCGGAAGAGCGGGTCGGCCGCGGCGAGCCGGTAGGCATCGCGGATGGTGGAGAGCCGGAAGCCCTGCGGGGTCTGGCCGCGGCGCAGCCGGTCGCGCTCCGGCACCTCGGTGATGAACTCGCCGTCCTCGCCGTGCGTGCGGGTGACGATCACGGTGTCGGAGGACGGGATCGCCACGTCGACCGCGGTGTGGCGCTCCAGCGCGGCCACGCACTCCCTCACCACGCGCCCCGAGAGCAGCGGACGCACCGCGTCGTGGAACAGCAGGTCGCAGTCCTCGCCGTCGCCGAGTCCGGCGGCCACCGCCTCGATCGCCACGGCGGTCGTCCCGTTGCGGGTCGTGCCCCCGGCGAGGACCCGGGAGACCTTGGTCAGCTCCGCACGGGCGATGATCCTCCGGGCCTCGGCGAGGTGGTCCCGGGGCATCAGCACGACGACCTCGTCGACCTCGTCCACGTCCTCGAAGACATGCAGGGTGTGTTCGAGGATCGACCTGCCCGCGATCTTGAGCAACTGCTTGGGGACGGCGAGTCCTACGCGCTGCCCGGTGCCGCCGGCGAGGACGACGGCGACGGTACGACGACGGGTGGCGCTGCTGCTCAAGGTCTCGTTGCTCCCTGTAGGAGGTGGGTCGGCGCGTGCCGCGGATCACGGCGGGCGCCGGTCGCGTCAGGCGGGCTGGTGCGGCTGCCGGTCCGTCTCGGGCGCGTCGGGAGGCGTGATCGCCTCCGGCGGAGGCGGGTACTCGATGGGGAAGTCGCGCAGGCCCCGCAGATAGAGGTCGGTGGCCGCGCGGGCGAAGCGGTACGAGGACGGCGGGTTGTCCGGACCGAGCAGGTAGTCCTTGAGCTGCTCGCGGTAGGGCGCCATGACGTCCTGGTCCCGGGAGAACATCGCGGTGAGCGCCGTCTCCAGTCCGTTGCACTCCGCGTCGATCAGGTACGAGGCGTAGGCCGTGCGCTGTTCGTTGCGGAA includes the following:
- a CDS encoding glycosyltransferase, translated to MKIAFLMFSAYGQAGTSVATQTLANSLAARQHDVELVSLFQYHDVPPLRYAPGVSLRSLMDTRNGSADLDEPLHLIPSPHCAGYKPDDRNRYSRLVDERVAAYLAGCDADVVIATAPNTVTLLAVYGTGAYITLGQAHTHYHHQSAGSRKVLDAAIPKLDAFVTVTSRDAQTHQDAYGAVGTVFHAIPNATTGTALRSDVRSSRIVTSSGRMVDWKRFDLLITAFAQLGRIHPDWTLRIFGSGAEKPALRKQIDDLGANDRILLMGHTKHLREELAKAALHTSASTDETFGLTIVEAMTCGVPVLSTAGPHGPSEIITDGVDGKLSPVGDADAFAKNLDLLMSDAELRARLGVNALEASARYSPEEQAKTYENLLAGLLTARDFRPEALCRSTPAGDLEFAVDPASAPGGHFTVLCVNEADGRQALLAAQAERGVDGRLYAVVPARLRLAPGTWNVLLRREDDGVMRRVKVRELQQSTNSLISSPAHTGPVRFRTVTRSDDSCLQIVSREFAAHAEVLSVETAGPHLTVRLYALGVAALPGGPQVDLAGGGAQVIAQSRKNADAQVLIPCAFSDGSASFTVDLQQYGDRMIDLDTIWDLSLSIPGNLTVSGESYRLRLGRFGDEILKRKPVNVYPKRTVTTSGGRAVAFHPYYTDSNYLSIGLKLVS
- a CDS encoding bifunctional cytidylyltransferase/SDR family oxidoreductase, producing the protein MSSSATRRRTVAVVLAGGTGQRVGLAVPKQLLKIAGRSILEHTLHVFEDVDEVDEVVVLMPRDHLAEARRIIARAELTKVSRVLAGGTTRNGTTAVAIEAVAAGLGDGEDCDLLFHDAVRPLLSGRVVRECVAALERHTAVDVAIPSSDTVIVTRTHGEDGEFITEVPERDRLRRGQTPQGFRLSTIRDAYRLAAADPLFRATDDCSVVVRYLPDVPVHVIMGDEHNMKVTQPVDVFVADKLFQLASTTAPEGGTDASRRKALTGRTLVVFGGAEGLGADVARLAEGYGAHVHACGHPFGAEDAERELATAHAESGRIDFVVNAASRLPVGRLAETGPAAIQEALRTHYLAPVVTARAAYPYLARTKGQLLLFTGSSYTHGRAGYSVHSSANAAMVNLTQALSEEWSEDGVRVNCMNPERGSGGLPAGTGRPDDSAPSSREAARSALDVLLSCMSGRVIDVRTGSPAPRGSAFDAALSRILDASANDRTAR